A window of Zalophus californianus isolate mZalCal1 chromosome 17, mZalCal1.pri.v2, whole genome shotgun sequence genomic DNA:
CAAGTTCTAGGTTTCCAGAAGGATAGTAGGCCTTAAATCTAAGCCCCATTGTTTATACCAGAAACTTGGGCACACTGAGACACATGTCCAGGTGTGGTGCAAAACCTGCTGACATCTAAGGTCTCAAACCCCAGCCAAGGGCAAACCTTGCAAGTTCAAAAGATAGGAGTTCTCCAGCCTGCTGTGTTATTTCCTTATACAGACTGAAATGGTACTAAAAGGCTGATTAAATTTCTGTAACATAAAGCAAATACAGTTCCTACAGCAACAATTAAGAGTCATAACTTTGGAGGCTTCTATGAGCATAACCACTGtaaccaaaaaaacccctaagCCACAGTAGAACTTAGAAACTAGCCAGGATTTAATTTAGTAATGACAAGGTACAGGGAAATCTGGTGAGAAAGGACTTCTTCCAAAtactgatttgtgtgtgtgtgtacatgttaCTTAGGActctgtatatacacacatatgtatatatacaccggATAGATGTATATGTattacacgtgtgtgtgtgtgtgtgtgtgtggcttcaAGTGGTCTGACTTGCAAATATCCCTGTTAATACCTTTGTCTATAAAGTGTAAAGGCCAGATTGAGGTGGTGTTTTCTACACTACATGTCAGCAATCTCTCATCTCTTTGTTCCTGCTGTTCATACTCTTAGCCTCTGGCtttaacaaacagaaaaccaaatatGTGCATCATTCAGGGCACCTAACTTGGGATTAGTGTGTTGTAGGCTTCGTCAGCTTGAGGGATCTGTCGGAGTGACTGGGAGGGAGTGGGAGCATTGGGCTCCAGCTGGGAGGGCTCTATACAGAGACCTATACAGGCCTCTATACAGGCCTGTGGGAATCTGGCCTCTGGGAATATGCGCAGCTCCCTCTCTTCTCACACTTGGCCCACAGATGGCCTTTCCTGTCTCAGTTGTGCAATGCGCGGAGGCCTCTGAAATGCTCAGTGATGTCATCCTTGAGTTTGGAGGGTTAACGACCTGTCATCTGCTTGCTCACAGATAAGTTACGTGTCTCACAAGTGAATGGTCTGAGCTAAATTGTAAATGGGCAACTGGGTTTTGCCTTCCTTAGAGCGGTGGAGTGTCAAGAGCATGGGCCTTCTAGTCAGACTGCCCGGTTATGCTTCCTTGCTTCCTGGACTTGTTCTTAGTTGtgggatgacttttttttttttttaagattttatttatttgacagagagagacacagcgagagatggaacacaagcagggggagtgggagagggagaagcaggcttcccgcggagcagggagcccgatgcggggctcggtcccaggacctgggatcatgacctgagccaaaggcagacgcttaacgactgagccacccaggcgccccatgacttttttttttttaagtccctgtTTATTCTGCTTCTATTTCTGTGTCAAGCAGATGTTGTCATTGTGAAGTTTTCCCATATGGGACCTTGCTGCTGTGCAAtccactgccccctccctggtCCATCCAAACATCATCTGACACCTCAGCTTCTGCTTTACCTTCCGCTTTTATCCTCCAGTCGATTCTCCACACTGAAGCCAGAGATGCGGCTCCGATTTGGTCATGGAGGGCTCACCCCTGCCCCCTTTCCCTAAAATGTTTCATGACTTCCCTTCACTCTTGGGATAAAAACCAAATCCTTAACGTGGCCCATCCATGGGGCCTTACCTGGTGTGGGATGTGCctaatttacttccttttcttttgcacAACTCTGGTCTCTTTTTTTCGCTTCCTGTTCCCCTTTCCTTCACTTTCCCACCTGCTATGGCGTCTTCCCTCCCCACACTGCCCAGTTAGTGCATGCTTAGCCCTCCCATCTCATCTCAAATGGCACGTCCTCAGGGAACCTTTACCAGCACACCATCTAGATCATAACCGTGTATACATATGGTTCTTTGCTCCCCAAAACCACCTTCCTGCTTGATGGGTTGCTGGGAGGATTCGCTCGACTCAGAAAACTGCTGTTATGCTCACTGTCTGTGACAGCACAAGAACACAGGTCAAGGTCACCAAAGGGAAAAGGCACACAGGGTAAAAAGTCTAGGGGAAACTCAGCCCAAGCTTCCAGGTGTTCCCTCCCAATGCAGTCACACAGGGCCTCGCTTAACTCTTTTGGCAAAGATGTGGGACAATATGTTCAAGTATCGCCAATGAGGGAACGTCACCCAAGCTTCGGTGTCCAGGGTTTCTTCCTGAGGCATGCAGTACCTTCGTGACTGACCATGGCCACTCGGTGGGATCGCAGAAGGCAAACATACGGTGTGGCTCAGAGCCTCAGGCATCCAAAACCCATCATTCCCTGTGAGTTACGCTGTTAGCATAAATTACCTGGTCAGACTGATGCAGCGGGGCCTGCAGATACAGGCCTAAAGTCACTCTTACCAGGCCAGATGTTCAAGGACTCAGGTTGTCTTCTTGGAGCTGGTCAGAGGCCAGAGCTCTGGGATGCGTAGCAGTTGAGCAGCCAAAGCCTATTCAATGAACACTTTCCTGCACAGTCCACCGTGCTGGCCCTTGGCTTAGGCTCTGTGACAGCAGAACAGTGATATCTGCGTGAGCATCTCTATGTAGTAAAGCATTTCTGTGAAGGTGCACTTCAGTATCGTCAGAAATCTGCTTACCATATGAAGGAGGCAGTGTGGGGTATGGGTAGGTTAAAATAACAACAATCCATACTGTGAAACCATTACATTCATATCCATATTTCTCTACTAATTTGATAACTTACTAATTTGATAACTGTAACTTGATCGTTACAGTAAATTTATCAAATTTACAAAATTCCCTTCTGGTCAACTGTTTGTACTTTGTGATAAACCACCTCCCCTGTCACTACCTTAATTTAAGTCAGCGTCCTCACCCATCTGGAAAATAGCCTAACAGATCGTACCTTTTCTTGCCCCTCCTATAGTTTAATTTCCACACAATACCCAGACTGATCTTTTAATTCACGAATCAGATTACATTACCATTCAGCTCAAAACCCCCCGGATGGTTGTCTATTTCACAGTGTagtaactatatatttttagttttctgtggTTGGCATCGAGGGCCTTGCTGACTGGGGAGACACTGCCCCTCCCTGGACTAGGTAACAACTCTTTCAGGACCTCACTTTTCATATGCAAACTAACCGCCTCTCTCTGGCTCCTAAACTCCAGGAGGCAGCATTCCTCTACCCTAAAActccagggccaggtaccagacagGGAGTGATCCGTTTGCTCCAAAGTCCCTACATTGTATTCAAACAAGTCAGTCCTAAACTGTTTACATGTCTTGCCTCGCCTTTCCTGCAAAATACACACTAAATGTGCTGGGCCATGCTTTCTCCATCACAGCTGCTGCCTCCCCATACTGCCTTGTATGGTATGCCTGATAGAATAGGACAGACATGAGGTGGAGATAAGGGTGGTGATAAGTAGGTTACACATTAGAAGCCTGGGGTCACACGTACTGACTGGCTTCCAACACCCCAGGGCTGACAGACCAAGAGCCACAGGTGCTGAACCTGtgctctcctcttccacctctgcaCCGGGGTGACCCGTAGATCGTTCCAGTAAATTTTCATTGCAGTTTTGTCCCCTGCCCCATGGGGGGAAGGTTGCCAAGAGGGTTCTGGTACAAACCTTGTAAGGTCAAAAACCCCCTCCCAACCAGTGGGAGGAGTCCCCCAAATGACTGGAAGTAGCCTCCACTAGAGACCACCCCCTCCGTGGATCTCTGCAACCTCAGGGCAGTTGCCACCTCTGCGCCTGCCTGCTCTCCCAGCTTGACAGTGTACTGCccttaataaactgctttgtgcGTGCTACCTTCCTTCTGGCTGGCTGAGAGTGGGTCCCCATGTAAATCTTTCATGGGGAAGCCAAGAACCAAGATTTCCATTCATACAATGCAGAATCTCCCATCGGTAGCATTCCCTGACTCTTCTTTGTGGGGATCTGTGAGCATAAACTTTCTTCATGACAATCACTTCCAGGTCTGCTGCCTTATGATACCTGATTAAACAAACAGCCGGTACATTTTAGAACACGTTCTGGAGCATGTTACAACCTCCTTACAAAGGCTGACGAGGTTCTACACAATTTGTCTCCATTTATCTAACTCCTCTCGTCCCACTTGAACCCCTGCAGTTGCAGCTCTAGACACACTAGCCTTCTTGCTTTTCCTCAGGCACCCCATGCTCTCCCACCCCAGGAATGTCTCTCAAAAGACCTAGGAGCTATCTCTTTGAAATGCACACATCAAGGGAGATAGCATCCCTATCTCCCAATTTCTGTGGGAAAGTAGAGGCCTAATTTTGGGGCACCTTGCTCCAAGttgcaaaactgaaaattaagggaaacctcatttaaaacagagctggatggggcgcctgggtggctcagtcgttaagcatctgccttcggctcaggtcatgatcccagggtcctgggatcgagccccgcatcgggctccctgctccgcgggaagctcgcttctccctctcccactccccctgctggtgttccctctctcgctgtgtctctctctgtcaaataaataaaatctttaaaaattaaacaaataaaactaaaacagcTGGGAGGCCAGAAGGGCGACCTCTCACACAGCACCACTCCGTCAATCTCAGGAAGAATTGTCAATTATAGGCCCCATCAGGGAATACGGACACCGCATTTCCCACCAGATCAACCATCCCTGCAACTCTGCCACTGAGACTCTCATGACCTTGAACTGTTGCTCTTCCATAAAGGATTTTGTTCAAAGCAACCGTCCCAACTTACTCCTCCTCCATAAAATAACTTTCCTCTTTGTTGGATTTGCCTATGGTTTTACCATAGCCTGCATGTCTCTAATTGCAATTctatcctatttccaaataaacccatttttgctgggaAAATAACTTTTATGTTTAAGGTTAACACTACCTTCTACCCTCAGGTAATGAGAAGTTTGTTTTCCCGTACAGAAAGCCAATGTAGCAGCAGGTAGGCAGCCCAATTACTAGGTAAATTTAGGATGAATTGCATAACAAGTGGTGCCGTCATGGTTTCTTACTTGAGGGCTAATTATCGTCCATGTTGAAAATACGTAATGGGAGACACTGAGAAAGCCAGTATCTGCTTGGCTAATATGAAAGGGTATCTTTCTGACTTTGCCATCTCTCAGCGATTATCTGTGATATGGCATCAAATTCTGGTTTAAGCCTTATTTGGTAATAAACTTTTTTCTCTACTATCTTTGTGGAGAGGTTTTCTGGGTTGGgagaagattttttctttttaaattctatttctccAACAATTTATATTGTTACCTGTCtaaaagaattccatttaaaactttttgaaaCATCTGTATTTGCCAAATAGACATGTGGATTGATTTTACTATTTGAGACCCCAAATGCAAACTGATTACAGGGtctgtgaaaataaaaaggaatttcactaaaatggagtcaggaggccggcggggaggggggggcggggctctCACATGCCGCCTAGGGATGTCAATCACAGACCTCAACAGAAGAATCCTCAACAGGAAAGAACCATCAATTATAGGCCCCAAGGAGAAAAGATGTACAAGCAATAGACTACCCCTGAAACTCAACCAATGGGAAACTGTCTTTTACTAATCTGTTGCTTTTCTCCAATGGCCTTTGCTTCACAACTGCTCCCAAAtttccttctccataaaatagTGTTCCTCTCCTATGTTTAAGGGACTAGCCTATGGTTTTTGCTGTAGCTTCCCTGTCCCTCACTGTAAGTCTCTGTTATgtccaaataaacccatttttttgCTGGTCCAACACATACACGGAGGCAAGGGGTGACTAGGCTGTGCCATCGCGCCGGATGCGCCTGCAGTCCTAGGCTGGGCGAGGCtccggggctgggggctgcagagCGGAGTGCAAGCGCTGCGGGACGTCCGGCGCGGAGGCCGAACTCCCGGGGGGAGCGGAGAGGGGCCCAAACCGCACGTGACCTTCAAGCGGGGCGGCGCGCACGCGGTTTCCGACTTCACGGGGGCACCCCGGCAGCTTCCTGCGATTGGTGTCTGTTCACGCCCACGTGCACCACGTCAGCTCATTAACGGATTCGCGCACTCACGGGTTTCTGTAGGTATTCATTCTCGGAGACCCGTTCGCACCGTCCCCTCTGGGCGGCCCTCCGTTCGTCCCCCCCTTCCCGAGGCCCCAGCTCCTGCtgtccgccccgccccgccccagcgaCCCGCAGGTCCCCGCGCCCTGCAATCTCATTGGCTAAGCGTGTGCGGAAGCTCCCATTTCTGTCTCTTCTATTGGGCACGCTGCCTGCTCGCTCAGAAGTTTCAACCAATGGGAGCCAATCAGGAAGTGCTGGCTCAGCCAATGAGGGGGGCGATAGGATAAAGGCCACGGCCCCGGCTCGCCGGGCTTGCCTTGGTCTCCGCGCGTCCGAGGCGGCGAGCAGCGGGGGAACCTCCTGGGGGCGTCAGTGCAGGCGGCGTCGGGGTCGGTCGGCACCCGAGGGGCGTCAGCCTGAATATCACCTACCTTCACGCCTTTTCAGGACATTTCCAAAGGGCTCAGGGAGGCTGTCCCGTCGCCGTCGTCTCTTGCCGGGAGCCCCCCGCACGCTGTGATGAAGTCGGGCGGTGTCGGGCCCGCAGGTGAAGGGGCGAGGACCCAGGACCAGAGAAAAGGTTGCGAAGGGCTGGTGCCCGTGGTTGGGGCGGGAGGGTGCGCAGGAGGAAGCGCTGGCCTCCGTCTGTCTCAAGCAGCTGCAGCAGGCCGCGTGGAGCTCAGCATCCCGCCCGTGTGAGTGTCTCGGCGCTGTCtctggaagggggcagggggcggggagagagaggaagagcgagCGGCACGTGTTCCGTGTTGGCTCGCGGACCAGACAGCCTGGCTGTGCCCGAgaagggcgaggggcagaggtggggtgaAGTGGAAGAGGAAGGTGAGCATTCACAGCCCCTGATGGCCCTCCACCTACCTCCCAACCTGaggctctttccttcctttgctctcAGGCGGCGACTCACAATTGATGACTTTGAAATCGGGCGTCCTCTGGGCAAGGGAAAATTTGGGAATGTGTACCTGGCTCGGCTCAAGGAAAGCCATTTTATCGTGGCCCTGAAAGTCCTCTTCAAGTCCCAGATAGAAAAGGAAGGACTGGAGCACCAACTGCGCAGGGAAATTGAAATCCAGGCGCATCTACAGTAAGGACAGCCTGTAGGCGAATCCGGCACTGGCTTCttgctcttctgctttctcttccatCTCCGGCATCTGAGCCCAGCATTTCCCCCAAACTACCCTCAAACAGGCCaccttgaagatttttttctgcaGTTCACTCCACTTACACCATGTAATCGTCCCTGTTTCAGACACCAAAACCCTGAtgcctgctcctgttctctcacACATTCCAGTATCAGGCTGCTGTTATTCTGGTCCCAGCACAGTTTGCCCTTTGTGTGACCAGTCACTTGTGATAGCATCAGGAGTTGGGTCTTATGAGTCTGacccttcctctgtctcttctccagACACCCCAATATCCTACGTCTGTACAACTATTTCCATGACGCACGCCGTGTGTACCTGATTCTGGAATATGCTCCAAGGGGTGAGCTCTACAAGGAGCTGCAAAAGAGCCACACGTTAGATGAACAGCACACAGCCACGGTgaggcaggggcctgggggctcTGAGGTCGGAGTTTATTGTGGACTGGTtggcggggggatggggggggtgtCACTGCTTGTGGCTGTCATTATTGTCCAGgttctatttgtttgtttctgaattctatacctttttttttttaagattttttatttatttattcgagagagagaatgagagatagagagcacgagagggaagagggtcagagggagaagcagactccctgccgagcagggagcccgatgcaggactcgatcccaggactccgggatcatgacctgagccgagggcagtcgcttaaccaaccgagccacccaggcgcccacgaatTCTATACCTTTTATATAATGACACATACAGCCCATAACTTCACAGTTTGATACCCTAATTACCCCAGAATATTAATAATTAGTGTAAGCAAGACCATCTAACTCCACTACCTTATGCAGAAAAGCATGTTGAAGGCCTATGAAGGAGTTCACTGAATAAGTGAGTGGAATTGGCTTATAGGAAGCAAGAGATTTCTAGAGGGCTCCAGATGGGGAATCAGAGCAACAATTATCCCAGCAGAAGGGTTGGGTCAGCTTGCTGTCAGAATGAGTGATCTTGCAATTTTCCTCCTGCTTTTGTATCATTTCTTCAGGTGTCAAATCCTGTGGGAGATCATCTGTTATAGCTCAGCGTAGGTCCTGTGTCCAGCTACTCGCTGTTCTAAGGCAAAATGGAGGTTCTGGCCACTTTATCATCCATCCTATAAGACCACATAAAATGGGGAGAGGaatccctcccccaccaaaaactGTGGTGCCATTAAGGAAGCAACAGGGTCGgtaaacaggaaataaaaggaaataaaagattccACTACAactataaaatgcatattttatctCATATGAAATTGTGGTGGGCTTCATTTCCTGATGGCTTTTTCTTTGCTCACTCAGATAATGGAGGAATTGGCAGATGCTCTGACCTACTGCCACGAGAAAAAGGTGATTCACAGGGATATTAAACCAGAGAACCTACTGCTGGGGTTCAGGGGTGAGGTGAAGATTGCAGACTTTGGCTGGTCAGTGCACACCCCATCTCTGAGGTAGGTAAGGTGGTGGTGGCGGCATGGGCCCTGGGTGCCACTTAGGAATGATCCAATTTCATGCATTCCATGTGTAAGACCCAGATACAAATTTGGTTTTGTATTTGAGTACTGCCTTtttcatatgcatatatttaatgtGCATTTGTAGACTGAAAGAATGTGGCTCAAccttatcttttatcttttgatCTCGGTTAACATGTAACTTTCTCAGTAAGTTTCCATGTAAGTAAGAATCATTGCTCCATAACTCCAGGAATTTTACTTGGTCCCTCTTGATGcaccatcagtttgttcaaaATCTCTACTGATGCCCAAAATATTCTGAAAACATCCTCGATCGGGAGCCACATAACTTTATGAATAATTCCAAAATATGGAATTGGTGGGTTCCAGTATTTGCCTTCCCTAAACCTTGATCCTTATTAAAACTTAGTGTTTCCAAACTCCCATGCTCAGGAGGGGACTGCTCGGACT
This region includes:
- the AURKC gene encoding aurora kinase C, whose amino-acid sequence is MKSGGVGPAGEGARTQDQRKGCEGLVPVVGAGGCAGGSAGLRLSQAAAAGRVELSIPPVRRLTIDDFEIGRPLGKGKFGNVYLARLKESHFIVALKVLFKSQIEKEGLEHQLRREIEIQAHLQHPNILRLYNYFHDARRVYLILEYAPRGELYKELQKSHTLDEQHTATIMEELADALTYCHEKKVIHRDIKPENLLLGFRGEVKIADFGWSVHTPSLRRKTMCGTLDYLPPEMIERRTYNEKVDLWCIGVLCYELLVGNPPFESPSHNETYRRILKVDVRFPPSLPLGAQDLISKLLRYQPSERLPLAQILEHPWVRAHSQRVLPPSVQMAS